The proteins below come from a single Tissierella sp. MB52-C2 genomic window:
- the pepT gene encoding peptidase T produces the protein MDKIIERFKSYIAIDTKSDENSSTCPSTKGQLELGALLAKELQELGLEDVKQDENGYIYATLKSNMDTKVPTIGFIAHLDTSPDLDGKCENPKIFTYEGGDIKLNDQYSITEKEFPFIKDLVGKELITTDGTTLLGADDKAGIAAIIDAMEYLINHPEIKHGDIKIGITPDEEIGRGADLFDVKGFNADFAYTVDGGPVGELEYENFNAASVKIEIQGKNVHPGTAKNIMINSARIAMEIDNMLPANQKPEYTEGYEGFYLLTELNGTVDYTVATYIIREHCKEKFEKMKEDFRKIVNFLNDKYGNIIKIEIKDSYYNMKEKVEPHMEIIELAKKSMIDIGIEPMIQPIRGGTDGARLSYMGLPCPNLFTGGYNFHGRFEFIPTESMKLASKLIVKIAENNGK, from the coding sequence ATGGATAAGATTATTGAAAGATTCAAGAGCTATATTGCTATAGACACTAAGTCTGATGAAAATAGCAGTACTTGCCCTAGTACCAAAGGACAATTAGAACTAGGAGCTCTTTTAGCAAAGGAACTACAAGAACTAGGACTTGAAGATGTAAAACAAGATGAAAATGGATATATATATGCAACATTAAAATCTAATATGGACACAAAAGTACCAACCATAGGATTTATAGCTCACCTAGATACTAGTCCAGATCTAGATGGTAAATGTGAGAATCCAAAGATATTTACCTATGAAGGTGGAGATATAAAGCTAAATGATCAATATAGCATAACAGAGAAAGAATTTCCATTTATAAAAGATTTAGTTGGAAAGGAACTTATTACAACAGATGGTACAACACTTTTAGGTGCCGATGATAAGGCTGGAATAGCTGCAATTATCGATGCTATGGAATATTTAATTAATCATCCTGAAATAAAACATGGCGATATAAAGATTGGAATTACACCAGACGAGGAAATAGGAAGAGGAGCAGATCTTTTTGATGTAAAAGGTTTTAATGCAGATTTTGCTTATACAGTAGATGGTGGTCCTGTAGGTGAACTAGAATATGAAAATTTCAACGCAGCCAGTGTAAAAATAGAAATCCAGGGGAAAAATGTTCATCCAGGAACAGCAAAAAATATTATGATAAACTCCGCTAGAATAGCTATGGAAATTGACAATATGTTACCAGCAAATCAAAAACCTGAATATACAGAAGGATATGAAGGATTTTATTTACTAACTGAACTTAATGGAACTGTGGATTATACTGTAGCTACTTATATTATTAGAGAACATTGCAAAGAAAAATTTGAAAAGATGAAAGAAGATTTTAGAAAGATTGTAAATTTCTTAAATGATAAATATGGAAATATAATCAAAATAGAGATTAAAGATAGCTATTATAATATGAAGGAAAAAGTAGAACCTCATATGGAAATCATAGAATTAGCTAAAAAGTCTATGATAGATATTGGAATTGAACCAATGATTCAACCTATTAGAGGTGGAACTGACGGTGCTAGACTTTCATATATGGGTCTTCCTTGTCCTAATCTTTTTACAGGAGGATATAATTTCCATGGAAGATTTGAATTTATTCCAACTGAATCTATGAAACTAGCATCTAAACTAATTGTAAAAATTGCAGAAAACAATGGAAAGTAA
- a CDS encoding YfcC family protein, producing the protein MKEERKNKRKKRFEFPTAFTVLFIILILAAILTYIVPAGLYSKLQYNPDQNIFMVENPEGQLAELPATQETLDSLNIKMDLSKFTDGSIKKPIAIPDTYKPIEQSPQGLIPVIMSPILGVMDTVDIMVFVLILGGIIGLVNKTGTFDAGIAALSKKTKGKEFLLVIFVTALIALGGTTFGLAEETIALYPILMPIFIASGYDAIVAIAAIYMGSSIGSMYSTVNPFSVVIASNAAGISFNEGLTFRIIALVLATIITLVYIYYYAKRVKRDPKNSIVHEDMGKIEERFLKNYDPENVAPFNWRRILILVIFLGAFPIMIWGVSRGGWWFPEMGGLFLSVAVIIMLLSGLSEKESISTFIAGAADLVGVALIIGVARAINIVMDDGMISDTLLYYTSSIIRNMNGGIFAGVQMILFSFLGFFIPSSSGLATLSMPIMAPLADTVGVSRDVVVTAYNWGQGLMAFITPTGLILATLEMVDVTYNKWLKFILPLMGIIGVFSIVMLVIQTLL; encoded by the coding sequence ATGAAGGAAGAAAGAAAAAATAAAAGGAAAAAAAGGTTTGAATTTCCTACAGCCTTTACAGTTTTATTTATAATATTAATACTTGCTGCCATATTAACCTATATAGTTCCAGCAGGGCTTTACTCAAAATTACAATATAATCCAGACCAAAATATCTTTATGGTGGAGAACCCAGAAGGGCAGCTGGCAGAGCTTCCAGCAACTCAAGAAACACTTGATAGCCTAAATATTAAAATGGATTTAAGTAAATTTACAGATGGAAGCATAAAAAAACCCATTGCTATTCCAGATACCTATAAACCTATAGAGCAATCACCACAAGGATTAATTCCAGTAATCATGTCTCCTATTCTAGGGGTTATGGATACAGTAGATATTATGGTATTTGTATTGATTTTAGGTGGAATCATAGGTTTAGTAAACAAGACAGGAACCTTCGATGCAGGAATTGCAGCTTTATCTAAAAAGACAAAGGGTAAAGAGTTTTTATTAGTAATATTTGTAACTGCACTGATAGCTTTAGGTGGTACTACCTTTGGTTTGGCAGAAGAAACCATAGCACTATATCCTATATTGATGCCCATATTCATAGCCAGCGGATATGATGCAATAGTTGCTATTGCAGCAATATATATGGGTTCTTCCATTGGATCTATGTATTCAACTGTAAATCCTTTTTCAGTTGTTATTGCTTCAAATGCTGCGGGAATTTCTTTTAATGAAGGCCTTACATTCCGTATTATAGCTTTAGTATTAGCAACTATAATCACTCTTGTATATATTTACTATTATGCGAAAAGAGTTAAGAGAGATCCTAAGAACTCCATAGTTCACGAGGATATGGGGAAAATTGAAGAAAGATTTTTAAAGAATTATGATCCTGAAAACGTTGCTCCTTTTAACTGGAGAAGAATTCTAATCTTAGTTATCTTCCTGGGAGCATTCCCTATTATGATTTGGGGAGTTTCCAGAGGAGGTTGGTGGTTCCCAGAAATGGGTGGACTATTTTTGTCTGTAGCTGTTATAATAATGTTATTGTCAGGACTTTCTGAAAAAGAATCCATCAGCACTTTTATAGCTGGTGCAGCAGATTTAGTTGGAGTTGCACTTATAATAGGAGTTGCAAGAGCAATTAATATTGTAATGGATGATGGTATGATATCAGATACATTGTTATACTATACATCATCTATTATTAGAAATATGAATGGTGGTATTTTTGCTGGAGTTCAGATGATACTATTTAGTTTCTTAGGATTTTTTATACCATCTTCATCAGGTCTTGCTACACTTTCAATGCCTATAATGGCACCTTTAGCAGATACTGTTGGAGTATCTAGAGATGTAGTAGTTACAGCATATAACTGGGGTCAAGGTTTGATGGCATTTATAACTCCAACTGGATTAATTTTAGCGACTTTAGAAATGGTAGATGTGACTTATAATAAATGGCTAAAATTTATACTTCCTCTTATGGGAATAATAGGAGTATTCTCCATAGTTATGCTTGTAATACAGACGTTATTATAA